The following coding sequences are from one Oncorhynchus clarkii lewisi isolate Uvic-CL-2024 chromosome 20, UVic_Ocla_1.0, whole genome shotgun sequence window:
- the LOC139377173 gene encoding uncharacterized protein, with amino-acid sequence MFRPQDPCLSLPDYQLTPALTPALTPALSPYPSPYPNHHPLPQPSPQLSPQPSAFTPALTPALSLHPSPHPSHHPSPQPSPQPSPQPSAFTPALTPALSLHPSPHPSPEPSPQPSPQPSPLTPAFTPALTPALSFHPSPHPSPQPSPQPPPQPSPKPSAFTPALSLHPSPHPSPQPSPQPSPQPSAFTPALTPAITPALSPHPSPQPSPQPSAFTPALTPALTPALTPAITPYSSPHPSTQPSPQPSPQPSAFTPALTPALSFHPSPHPSPQPSPQPSPQPSPLTPAITLTPYPSPHPSPHPSHHPSPQPLPHQSPQPSIFSIFHIHITSSF; translated from the coding sequence CTGCCCTCACCCCAGCCCTCACCCCAGCACTCAgtccttaccccagcccttaCCCCAACCATCACCCCTTACCCCAGCCTTCACCCCAGCTCTCACCCCAGCCCTCAGCTTTCACCCCAGCCCTCACCCCAGCCCTCAGCCTTCACCCCAGCCCCCACCCCAGCCATCACCCCAGCCCTCAGCCTTCACCCCAGCCCTCACCCCAGCCCTCAGCCTTCACCCCAGCCCTCACCCCAGCCCTCAGCCTTCACCCCAGCCCTCACCCCAGCCCTGAGCCTTCACCCCAGCCCTCACCCCAGCCCTCACCCCTTACCCCAGCCTTCACCCCAGCTCTCACCCCAGCCCTCAGCTTTCACCCCAGCCCTCACCCCAGCCCTCAGCCTTCACCCCAGCCCCCACCCCAGCCATCACCCAAGCCCTCAGCCTTCACCCCAGCCCTCAGCCTTCACCCCAGCCCTCACCCCAGCCCTCAGCCTTCACCCCAGCCCTCACCCCAGCCCTCAGCCTTCACCCCAGCCCTCACCCCAGCCATCAccccagccctcagccctcacCCCAGCCCTCAGCCTTCACCCCAGCCCTCAGCCTTCACCCCAGCCCTCACCCCAGCCCTTACCCCAGCCCTCACCCCAGCCATCACCCCTTACTCCAGCCCTCACCCCAGCACTCAGCCTTCACCCCAGCCCTCACCCCAGCCCTCAGCCTTCACCCCAGCCCTCACCCCAGCCCTCAGCTTTCACCCCAGCCCTCACCCCAGCCCTCAGCCTTCACCCCAGCCCTCACCTCAGCCATCACCACTTACCCCAGCCATCACCCTCACCCCTTACCCCAGCCCTCACCCCAGCCCTCACCCCAGCCATCACCCCAGCCCTCAGCCCTTACCCCACCAATCACCCCAGCCGTCAATATTCTCCATATTTCACATTCATATCACCAGCAGTTTCTAA